The following coding sequences are from one Chryseobacterium mulctrae window:
- a CDS encoding helix-turn-helix domain-containing protein, protein MRLSASEKYEIIQEVTTSEIGVKRTLESFGIARSTFYKWYQKYLENGYDGLETSKRTSKRQWNSIPEEKKIW, encoded by the coding sequence ATGAGATTATCAGCAAGTGAGAAATACGAAATTATTCAAGAAGTTACTACGAGTGAAATTGGTGTAAAACGAACCTTGGAAAGCTTTGGGATTGCAAGAAGTACTTTCTATAAGTGGTATCAGAAATACCTTGAAAACGGCTACGATGGCTTGGAAACGTCCAAAAGAACATCTAAAAGACAATGGAATAGCATTCCGGAAGAAAAAAAGATTTGGTAG